DNA from Eucalyptus grandis isolate ANBG69807.140 chromosome 5, ASM1654582v1, whole genome shotgun sequence:
taggaagggtggagtTAGTAAGCTAGCACCACATCAGAATGGCGTGTCACTTTTGCGGAAAACGACATGGCTCAGCCCCATGCCATTTAAGGGTGGGTGCATGTTTTGAGTGTGGCCAAAAGGGTCACATGGCCAGAGATTGTCCCAGAAGACCAAGGGAATAATAGCCACCACCACTAATGGGTCAGATCAAAGGATTTGCGTCGCAGAATGCACCGCAAGGTGGATAGAACAAATCCCCAGCTCAAGGAACGGTGTACACCATCACAAGAGGTTAGGCTAAGGACGCGCCCGAGGTGATTACAGGTATGGTTTCTCTGAACaaccatgctgcttatgctttgtttgaccCTAGAGcgactcattcttttattgccGAGCAATATGTTAAGCTAATAGGATAAAGTCCTGAAttgttggagtcagtggttagcatTTCTTCACTAGTAAATGATGATGTGTTAGTCGCATTAGGTTATTctagttgcaagttagtgattggtgagcgagaggggaagatagacttgttagtcctagccatgtatgatttcaatttgataattggcatagATTGGCTCACTAGGCAATGAATTAAGATGAATTGTTATCGTAAAACGATTTAGTTTGACTCGTTAAATGGTGAGAATTTTGAGTTTGTTAGAAGTCGAGGATGACCCTCAATTACCTTGATCTcatcgcttgaggcaacccgtttatTAGACGGGGGTTATCAAGGTTACTtggcaactgtcgtggatacgaaAATTGAGAAGTTGAAGATCAAAGATATCTTAGTGGTGTGAGAATTTCCAGATGTATTCTCGAAGGAATTGTCGAGCTTACTACCATAAAGACAGATcgagtttgtgattgaattagctCTCGGGATAGAGCCaatttctaaggctccttactgaATGtcgttatctgagttgaaggaactaaaggtgtagatgcaagaattgttggataagggattcatacgtcccagtgcatcaccttagaGAACACCGGTTCTAttcgtgaaaaagaaagatggttcattatGCCTGTGCATCAACTATTgccaactcaatcaagtgacgatcaagaataagtattCATTACCAAGGATTGATGATTTGTTTGACCGGCTGCAAGGAGCgttgatattttctaaaatcgacTTGATAACAAGTTATCATCAGTTAAGGATCAGAAAAGATGACATACTAAAGTCAGCGTTTTGTACTAGAtatggccattatgagtttactaTAATGTCGTTTGGACTAACGAACGctccagctgctttcatggatttgatgaaccgagtgtttAAGGAATACTTGGATCAGTTCGTGATCGTGTCCATCGATGATATTCTAGTGTATTTGAGAAGTACTGAGGAGTACGAGAGTCATCTGAGAATGGTAGTGCAGACTCAAGGATTTACGAGTTGTACGCTaagttcagcaagtgcgagttttggttgactcaaGTAGCGttcttaggtcacgtgatttcaagtgaaggaatcttcgtGGACCCGTCCAAGATTGAAACAATAATCAACTAGCCAAGATCAACAACCGTGATAGAGATTAGaagctttttgggtttggcAAGGTACTATAGACGGTTCATGGAAAGATTTTCAGCCTTAGCATTCGCTATTGACTCGActcctaaagaaagaagaaaagtttgtgtgaatagacaagtgcgagcgtagtttccaagagtttAAGCAGAAATTGACTACTGCACTTGTGTTGACCATTCCATAtggtcctggaggatacgagatctatagtgatgcgtcatttagaggACTAGGTTGCTTGCTTATGCAACATGGCTTGCTTATGCAACATGGTAAAGTTGTTGCATGTGCCTCTCGtcaattgagacctcatgaatagAATTACTTGACGCATAACTTAGAACTCGCAACAATCATTTTCACTCTAAAGATTtgggagacattatttgtgccGAGAAAGATTCTAAATCTTCActaaccatcaaagtctcaagtatcaattctcttagaaggagttgaatatgagatagcgtcgctggatggaacttttGAATGACTATGATTGTGATCTTTTGTATTACCCTAAGAAGGAAAATAAGGTCGCCGACactttgagtcgaaagtcttcagttgcaCATATACTAGTTAAGGAGTGAAATTTACTCAAGAGAGAGCTCAAGATTcgattttcaagtttgaggtaggccacttttcaaatcttatggccacccttagaattgagccGGATGTTTAGATTAGAATTAAGGCACTTCAGCCGACATGCCCAGATGTTCAGAAGATTctgcaagaggataccgataagaggaaagttgattttcaaatttctgaggacggaacactaaggttcccgaggatgattgtgtgtacctgatgaTGCATAGCTTAGAGAAGAGATCTTATTAGAAGCTTATCGTAgtagttacaacattcatcttGGTAGTACGAAGATATATCAGAAtctacgtcaacactattgATAGTCTGGTATGAAGGTGGACATTGCCAAGCATGCCGCCAAGTGTCTAACGTGTcaacaagtgaaggcacaacattgtaagtagggaggacttctgcaacttCTCGAGATTCCTAAGTGAAAATGGGAATACATtacgatggactttgtgacaAGTTTACCAAAGAGtcagagaggtaatgattccatttggatAGTGGTTGACAGATTGATGAAGtcagctcacttcattgcagtacgaaaggaccttgatttggataGGCACGCAGAGTTGTATGTGCATCAGATTGTGCGTCTGCATAGAGTGCTGGTGACGATTACAGGCTACTTTAGGGATGAAGCTGCAGTATAGTATGGCCTATCATCCACAGACGGATGGCTAGTCTGAGAGGATGATTAAGACCTTCAAAGATATGCTACAAGCTTGCGTGCTGgacttcaagggaagctgggaggaacaacttcaCCTTGTCAAGTTTGCCTATAACAACAGCTACTAGCAAAGCATTCATATAGCTCCTTTCGAAGCATTATATGGCAGGGCGTGTAGAACACcatttgttgggatgaagtcggagaaagaaagatcacaggcccaaAGTTGATTAAGTAGTTAGTGGATGCAGTTGCAGTCATTAGGGACAGGTTAAAGACCGCTCAAAGTCGGCATAAAAGCTACGCAGATAAGCGCGggagaccattggaattccaagttggtgatcacatttTTTTGAAGGTGTCACCGATGAGGGAACTTTGCGCTTTGGCAAGAAGGGAAAAATGAGTTCAAGGTACGTAGGTCTCTTTGAGATTCTagaaagaatcgggatcctagcgtatcgtcttacATTGCCGCCAAGACTAGCGCAAGAGCACAATGTCTTTCAAGTGTCAATGTTGAAAAAGTATGAGACATTTCGGAACCAAAGGGGGAGGACCCAAAAAAACCCTTAGTTCGAAAATCaacacaaaggaaaaaaaaaggggggcttTTTGAGAAGAGAAGCAAAAGTCTTAATCGCTGATGACCTCGCAGAGAGAAGTgacgagaaaaatcaaaagaaaaaaaaaagaaaaacgtggCGGTTTCCTTCTCCGTGAAGTGGACGCCCGTGCCTCGCACCTGACTCGAGGTTTCCTCCCGCGAGCTCGCGTCTAGCCCCCGCTCCCCGCCATCGCGACCCGGCCCGACACTAGCAGATCCGTGATCCCCGCAACAGCCGCATCCCGAGCCGGCTCACCGCCCCGCCTCATTCGTTTCCGTCGCAATCCTCTCTCGCCGCTTGTCCGAAGCTCCGGTGACCCTTGTTCCACGATGCCCGCCACACACCCGTGGGACACCAAGCCCGGTTTAGACGGCGACCCATGTGAGTTAGACTAGGCGAGTTTTTATATTtggtttttattctaacttgatttatttttatcattaggaaatttggttatgataataaaaatattgacccgcgagacatcgggttagatttttttagactttttatggcaaaattcatgaattacaaatcattgattcatattaaaataatataccattgatttacatggatggatttttattttggtagGTTTATACACATTTCACATTTAaagcaatgcattttatttttttagattcataagattaggttaatttttctttaataaaacaaaaaagatgaacaaaaaatgttatgcgtgccatatgagttatagttttttttaataaaaagaaaatgctaaaaagtagtttgttgctttcttttttaataaaatcattatgtcattaaaaattttaaaaaacaccTTGGTTAATTAATAGGTTaacataattaatctcatatcatcattgaAGCATTAAAAGTAACTTAGGAatatcatgtagcacatgcgattataaaaaaaatcgatgtttaagaattgcatctcgcatgtcattaaaataaattcatgcgaTTGTACCCCATGtttaccattttttattttgtttttaaagatTGTAACCGCATGTTTAAAGTTTTTTgaggataaaatttttataagaggacaagagttgtgacatcctagaatttcagtcccgttttcaatttaaattaattggACCTTTCATCGACACACCTATAGTGTTATTTTCTGAtatgatcactcatgagataattaaacTATATGGGAAAATCATTaaaggattttaatgcaatagacttgaggattcgactaagaatcgactactcaaccgtgctcatctgtagGGATCATTATggtacagttaaaaatcaattagagactaGAGATATGTCGGTTTgatagagatgtgtggctaaatgtgggtgattccaccaaattgcaaaattctcgtcgaccggtactagactaatttttatatcattttggtaccttgaGCCCATAATTCAAacttcgagattttcacgattaccgagagtcaccaatgtgtcgaatagGTTCATTGTGTGAGCTACTATCTATCATTTTTAGCTTGTGTGTGCATAGTATGTGTTGATAGTACcagatagatagtattgaattgatagatagtattgattagATGGATTGATAGATAACATAGTGGgggttgaattgattggttgagtgtgtgaattgtactgacttgcaggaaggaacgaAGActaaggtaagtcatctgacttGTGCTTGTGGTTAGGCAACccttggggcgtattttcttcctagtcgggacttaggggtgaacttgttgagatgtcgtctcaccccgttatgggataacattttcaggtccttataTGGCAACTCCTCTCGAGCATTTTGGTCAACCAAAGAAGGTCACCGAGTAGAGGTGTTATATTTCGCTTCATGGGCACCTGAGGggatgggtctatgaactcgtgAGGTCCGTggtctgggttgatgtgggtctaccccataaggtaccccatcaatatAGATCATGATATCATCGTGAGCGGAATGGATAGAACAAGGGTCCCATACCGAAGTCTGAGGTTCTTATGTCGAtgctggaggttgcttttggaaaaggcaCAGCAAATCTTCTTGGTGGCTCGGTGGTAGACCTGGATCTTTTGGATCCAGGGACCTCGGAGTATTCAGTTGAAGACTTCAATGAGTAAAGGATCTATAGTACTCTAAACCCCCCctttttgtagaccttgtatACATCAGCTAATATTGTATATGACATAATTTGGTTtgtgtatataagtgtgttatggtttgaaaaatttgtggccctgcttttctatcccatcttgttgttATCTAGGGATTTATTATTCGCTTATGCATGCACATTAAAATGAATaggtcggcgacgcatcctaGGATGTTGCTATTTAATCAACCACATAGGGAAGGTTActcgctcggaggatcggggcgtgacattatTATTTTCTAGCTCCACTCAACTAAGAAACTAAGGCTTCTTATTCATTGCTAGtataacaaaaaatttacatataCGCTATTGGCCGATTGACATGTGCactcaaaaataataatgtaaTTGAATACTTTCATATGTCAACATTCAAAGATGCACGTTGCTACCATTATGTATATCCAATTGCTATGCTGAACTTCTTAGCCCACCTTTCTGTATAAATTTAGTGGTGTGTGTCCTATGGTTTCATCACAAATAGTTAAGTTCAGCCTTACTTCGTTTCTAATGAAACAATTCACATGAAGAATCAAGATTCATAGAAATCCGAGATTGTTTGAACTTTTATTCTGTACCAGATTAACTGCTTTGTTTCGAATGAATAGAGTTCACTTGCTTTCCAAACAAAACAGAAATATATAGGAGTTAAAAGATTCAATTTATGTCATTATAATGTCATTGATCCTGAAAACCAAGGGTTGAAATTGATTAACAAAAGCAAAGAGGGACTGAGAAAGCTAGTATTGTTTCGTTTCCTCAATGGCCAATTGAATTCCCTTTATTTTCCTCAGGCTGAACCATTCTCATAAGATCAAGATATGACTTCCCTTCAAGCTCACGAGAGAAGAGTCCCCTCAAGTAATTAGCAACGCCGATTCTTCTGAACAGTGCCGGCTTGTCTGGTGTGATTAGGCTAGGTGCAGGAccaatttcctcttccaattTCGGGCTGTAAAATTTGGCAATTGAGAGCCTCTCCTTCGTTGAGTTAACTATTGCTCGGTGCTCGATGCTACGATAAGTACCATTCGTCACAATCTGTGTTAATCGTCAAATGCATAGATTATTTTATCATGTCTCTAATGGCTTTTTCTTCATGAATACTCATTCTATCAAACTAATTAGCCCATTTCATATGAATAAATAATGATGTCCACATTGGAATTCTGAAATTATACATGTAACTACGCATATCTCCCCCATTTTATTACAAAGAAAAAACCATAAAACACCTCAAACTATGTccaccgtgacacatttatcttaaacatttttttttgctacAAAAAGAACCCAAAATTATACCCACTATGACACAATTACCGTAACCATTTTCTTGTGACATCAAAAACTTGAAACTTGTAACTGTATGATGCATTTATTTTCGGCCAAAATGACGTTATTTTTGTTTCACTTAAGTCTTGTAGGTGCCAGTGTCAACACAATTTGCCTCTTGCTATCCATGAAGGCAGATTTTTAATAGTTTCCATTGACAGAATATTGGCGTATGATAAATATGTCGCATAGaaacaagtttgagatttttgttgtcataaagaaaaaagatttagggtaaatatgttacAATGAGTATAGTTTGGGATTTTCGaagttttttctctttattatttgattaattCATTCACAAGCGCAGATATTTTCGTTTGGATAGATTACTCATCCAAATATATTAGAAATGCATAAACGAAACGGTAGACGAATTTGTCATCAATAGCAGATGAATGTAGAAATACTAGCTCATATATAAGACACAATTAGTTGGAACTCCGCGTCAAAACAATGGAAATAGGGCCAATCGCAATACTTACCTCTAAAATGTCTCCGACATTGACAACGAAAGCCTCGGGAAGGGGCTTGACGAGGACCCACTTGCCCTGTTTCCTTACTTGGAGACCTTCCACTTCATTGACCTGGAGAAGAATGGTGAGGCCTGCGGAGTCAGAATGAGGAGTGAGGCCGATGACGAGGTCGGGTCGCGGACACGGAGGGTAATAGTTCATCCTAATGGATTGCCTGCCCTCATCAAACAGTTCCATCATCTCCTTGGTGTCCATCTTCAGAGCTTTTGCCATGAGGAGGAGAATCTTCATTGCAAGGTCTCGTAGCTTCGAGGAGTATTCGTCCAAGACATCTCTGTATAATGATAAGATGATACATATAAGAATAGGTTCGAAAGGCAGAGATGAAAAGAGCACGAATTTTCTTACAAAATATGAGTAGTTTCATCTCGACGGTGAGATTGCAAGATGTGTAGAAGATAGTTAAACAAGTCGTGTATACAATATTCAGCATAAAACTAAGGCATTCTTGATGATGTGAGGTAATCTTGAAACTAGTCTTCCATGCTGACCCATGTGAGCCCAACTCACATATACAGTTGGCTCCCAGCAGTGCATGTAAGTTTGCCACACGCGCACCAGGTGCCGTCGAGaatatttcctaattttaacctttgaattaaaaactgATATGTCAATCATTTAGAGTAAACTTAAAATCATCCTAAAT
Protein-coding regions in this window:
- the LOC104445094 gene encoding protein SRG1 — its product is MDANLTKLGSSLLVPSVLELAKEAISEVPTRYVRTDQDYMFMHDDQATSWLQVPVIDLSKLSSSNDHTMESELEKLHAACRDWGFFQLINHGVSCSLVEEVKSGIQEFFKLPIEEKRKFWQEEGDMEGFGQALVVSEEQKLDWADLFFMVSLPRHLRKPHLFPLLPSPFRDVLDEYSSKLRDLAMKILLLMAKALKMDTKEMMELFDEGRQSIRMNYYPPCPRPDLVIGLTPHSDSAGLTILLQVNEVEGLQVRKQGKWVLVKPLPEAFVVNVGDILEIVTNGTYRSIEHRAIVNSTKERLSIAKFYSPKLEEEIGPAPSLITPDKPALFRRIGVANYLRGLFSRELEGKSYLDLMRMVQPEENKGNSIGH